In a single window of the Helicobacter felis ATCC 49179 genome:
- a CDS encoding TolC family protein, giving the protein MWRILKTSRVWIRLFILYGLCALCLSARTFSVAEFFKRVEHNSLDLIQKKANFISLLEEQKSTNSWDFPFISQETSIVRNYQGIAEAQPRTVLMIKPKLPWVSRLLARSLSLKNVQYRKSYELSRNLAFIGAKRLYLNYTLNIEKHKIYAQREAIFFSQLEAAQSKVAAGSMSKKDYINFKNSYLESKLAKINIQNLIINQERLLHTLLAIVAPVENDAPFSDLMDAAHVVKIPELKFDYVHLGEHALERILDRSLYVQVLDLSAKDYRVNANLANRDVFKNFEFGLGAESYNSATNLSMEFSIPLPLTPKNIHMKRKFLALENGARAQNEVTKRNIHINANAYLNQLKTTERYMRIQIQAIDNKKELMEMGRVAYEAQKIGLFEYLFYQNAYMDALIALAEAKMKYVDTTALLEETLGESLTIIGKKH; this is encoded by the coding sequence ATGTGGCGGATATTAAAGACCTCTAGGGTGTGGATTCGCCTTTTTATCCTATATGGATTGTGCGCCCTTTGTTTGAGTGCGCGCACCTTTTCTGTCGCTGAGTTCTTTAAGCGCGTAGAACACAACTCGCTTGATTTGATCCAAAAAAAGGCGAACTTTATTAGCCTTTTGGAGGAACAAAAATCCACCAATTCTTGGGATTTTCCTTTTATCAGTCAAGAAACCTCCATTGTGCGCAACTATCAGGGCATCGCCGAAGCCCAACCCCGCACGGTTTTAATGATCAAGCCAAAACTTCCATGGGTGAGCCGTCTTTTAGCGCGCAGTCTCTCTTTGAAGAATGTGCAATACCGCAAGAGTTACGAGCTTAGTCGTAATCTTGCCTTCATTGGAGCAAAACGACTCTATCTCAATTACACGCTCAATATTGAGAAGCATAAAATCTACGCCCAAAGAGAGGCGATCTTTTTTTCCCAGCTTGAGGCCGCTCAGAGTAAGGTCGCTGCTGGAAGTATGTCTAAAAAGGACTATATCAACTTCAAAAATTCTTATTTAGAATCTAAGCTTGCCAAAATCAATATCCAAAACCTCATCATCAATCAAGAACGCTTGCTACACACCTTGCTAGCCATTGTCGCGCCCGTTGAAAATGACGCCCCTTTTAGCGATCTGATGGATGCTGCCCATGTTGTTAAAATCCCTGAGCTCAAATTTGACTATGTGCATTTGGGCGAACACGCTCTAGAGCGCATTTTAGATCGGTCTTTGTATGTGCAGGTCTTGGATTTGAGCGCTAAAGATTACCGCGTGAACGCCAACTTAGCCAATCGCGATGTTTTTAAAAACTTTGAATTTGGTTTGGGGGCGGAGAGCTATAACTCTGCTACGAACCTCTCCATGGAGTTTAGCATTCCTCTCCCCCTCACGCCTAAAAATATTCACATGAAGCGCAAATTTTTAGCCCTAGAAAATGGAGCACGGGCACAAAATGAAGTTACAAAGCGCAATATCCATATCAACGCCAACGCCTATCTCAACCAACTCAAGACGACTGAGCGCTACATGCGTATCCAAATCCAAGCGATTGATAATAAAAAGGAGTTAATGGAAATGGGAAGGGTTGCCTATGAGGCTCAAAAAATTGGTCTCTTTGAATATCTTTTTTATCAAAATGCGTATATGGACGCTCTCATCGCCCTAGCAGAGGCCAAGATGAAATATGTGGACACCACCGCGCTCTTAGAAGAAACTTTGGGGGAGAGTCTAACCATAATAGGAAAAAAACATTGA
- the glyQ gene encoding glycine--tRNA ligase subunit alpha, with protein sequence MTFSRILLTLQDFWQDQGALVLQPYDLPAGAGTFHPATLLRSLDSQAWSVAYVAPSRRPTDGRYAQNPNRLGSYYQFQVLIKPSPLNIQELYLKSLEVLGIDFREHDIRFVEDNWESPTLGAWGLGWEVWLDGMEITQFTYFQQVGGLPCHPTPVEITYGLERLATYIQKAQSVLDIVWSYREGKPIYYKEVHTESEYQFSHYHFQHANLDFLFESFERNQQEAQRCLDQGLSLVAYDFVILSTHFFNVLDARKALSVAKRQEFILKIRTLAKACATLYKSQEDQRQERLNGDFSAPLFPC encoded by the coding sequence ATGACTTTTTCACGCATTCTATTAACATTGCAGGATTTTTGGCAGGATCAGGGGGCTTTAGTGCTCCAGCCCTACGACTTGCCAGCAGGGGCGGGCACTTTCCACCCAGCCACTCTACTTAGAAGTTTGGACAGCCAAGCTTGGAGTGTCGCCTATGTCGCCCCCTCACGCCGCCCTACCGATGGGCGTTATGCCCAAAACCCTAACCGCTTAGGCAGTTATTACCAATTCCAAGTCCTCATCAAGCCCAGCCCGCTCAATATTCAAGAGCTCTATCTTAAAAGCTTGGAAGTGCTAGGGATTGATTTTAGAGAACATGATATTCGCTTTGTGGAGGATAATTGGGAGTCGCCCACTTTGGGAGCTTGGGGCTTGGGCTGGGAGGTGTGGCTAGATGGCATGGAGATCACTCAGTTTACTTATTTTCAACAAGTGGGCGGATTGCCCTGCCACCCGACCCCAGTTGAAATTACCTATGGGTTAGAGAGATTAGCCACCTACATACAAAAGGCTCAAAGTGTCTTAGACATTGTGTGGAGCTATAGAGAGGGCAAACCCATTTATTATAAAGAAGTGCACACCGAGAGCGAATACCAGTTTAGCCATTACCATTTTCAACATGCCAATTTGGATTTTTTATTTGAGAGTTTTGAGAGAAACCAACAAGAAGCCCAGCGTTGTTTAGATCAAGGCTTGAGTTTAGTCGCCTATGATTTTGTGATCTTAAGCACGCATTTTTTTAATGTTTTGGACGCTAGAAAAGCCCTCTCTGTAGCCAAGAGACAAGAATTTATTTTAAAAATCCGCACTCTAGCCAAAGCCTGCGCCACTCTCTATAAGTCCCAAGAAGATCAAAGACAAGAGCGCTTAAATGGGGATTTCAGCGCGCCCCTATTCCCATGCTAG
- a CDS encoding efflux RND transporter permease subunit yields MLDSLIAFCLRQRLLVLLCALTLVGFGFYSFLNTPIDAFPDMAPVQVKIILKLPGSSPEEMENNVVRPLELELLGLQGEKSLRSTSKYSVCDITIDFEEGMDIYLARNMVDEKLALVLPDLPEGVDGGIAPIVTPLSDIFMFTIDGSLDGASKRHLLDFVIRPLLRTIPGVADVNSIGGFSRAFVVVPDLNDMARLGVSISDLEHALRANLSNSGAGRVDREGETFLVKIQTMASTPEQIAHITIPTTMGHLHIKDFAKVIAHHRTRLGFVTKNGVGETTEGLVLSLKGANSRDIIQRVRAKIDNEIKPLLPAGVHIHVFYDRSEFTHKAISTVGKTFIEAIVLIIATLFLFLGNFRASVAVGVILPLSLSVAFIGIKLSGLSLNLMSLGGLIIAIGMLIDSAVVVVENAFEKLNHNKTSPKLNTMYRACKEIAPSVVSGIIIIIVFFIPILSLQGIEGKMFRPLALSIVFALLGTLILSITIIPVMSSLVLKSQPHQETFLVRFLHKTYTPLLNFALHNPKRMLIGALVFMVASLSLFAFVGKAFMPNLDEGDTVLTIESIPSISLAQSRALILDIEKTLKARVPEIQSVVGRTGSDELGLDLGGLNQTDMFISYIPKDQWSVPNKEALLEKILNALEGFKGINFTFTQPIEMRISEMLTGVRGDLAVKIFGNDIPTLNALSAQIVEIIKSVRGSSEVLTELNKGINYLYIKPNRDTMANVGITSDEFAKFLKSSLEGLLVAFIPTGISRTPVIIRQNQDVATNITLLKSLEMTSSRDVPVPITSIATLQEVDGPVSIVRENAKRLSVVRSNVVGRDLGSFVSEIKAKIHNQVHLPPNYYITYGGQFENQERANKRLATIIPLSILAIFFILFFAFKNVPLALLILCNIPFATTGGLIALFISHAYLSVPASVGFIALFGIAVLNGVVMVGYFKDLLMQGKRLDEVVFMGATRRLRPVLMTACIAGLGLIPLLFSHGVGSEVQRPLAIVVLGGLVTSSTLTLLLIPPMFMLLAKKIKVI; encoded by the coding sequence ATGCTAGATAGCCTCATTGCCTTTTGTTTAAGACAACGCCTTTTGGTGCTTTTGTGCGCGCTAACCCTTGTAGGTTTTGGATTTTATAGCTTTTTAAACACACCCATAGATGCTTTCCCGGATATGGCCCCGGTTCAAGTTAAAATCATTCTCAAACTTCCGGGCAGCTCGCCTGAAGAGATGGAAAATAATGTCGTGCGCCCCCTAGAGCTAGAACTCTTGGGGCTACAAGGGGAGAAATCCCTTAGAAGTACTTCTAAATACTCTGTATGCGACATCACCATTGATTTTGAAGAGGGGATGGACATTTACTTAGCCCGCAACATGGTAGATGAAAAACTAGCCCTAGTCTTGCCCGATTTGCCTGAGGGGGTGGATGGAGGTATCGCGCCCATTGTAACCCCTCTTTCAGATATTTTTATGTTTACCATTGATGGTAGCCTAGATGGAGCAAGCAAACGCCATTTGCTAGATTTTGTGATCCGCCCCTTACTGCGCACCATTCCGGGAGTAGCCGATGTAAATTCCATAGGTGGCTTTAGCCGCGCCTTTGTTGTGGTTCCGGATTTAAATGATATGGCTAGATTGGGTGTGAGCATTAGCGATTTGGAACACGCGCTTAGAGCTAATTTGAGCAATAGCGGGGCGGGGCGGGTTGATCGCGAAGGTGAGACTTTTTTAGTCAAAATCCAAACGATGGCTAGCACCCCTGAGCAAATTGCCCATATCACCATCCCTACCACAATGGGGCATCTGCATATTAAAGATTTTGCTAAGGTGATCGCTCACCATCGTACCCGTTTGGGTTTTGTTACCAAAAATGGAGTGGGAGAGACCACTGAGGGGCTTGTGCTCTCTTTAAAAGGGGCAAATTCTAGGGATATTATCCAACGCGTGCGCGCTAAAATAGACAATGAGATCAAACCTTTATTACCAGCAGGCGTGCATATCCATGTTTTTTACGATCGCTCTGAGTTTACACACAAGGCAATTAGCACGGTGGGCAAGACTTTTATTGAGGCGATCGTGCTCATCATTGCTACCCTCTTTTTATTCTTAGGCAATTTTAGGGCAAGTGTGGCTGTGGGGGTGATCTTGCCCTTGAGCTTGAGTGTGGCGTTTATTGGGATTAAATTAAGCGGTCTCTCCTTAAATCTGATGAGTTTGGGGGGGCTCATCATCGCCATTGGCATGCTCATTGACTCGGCGGTGGTGGTGGTTGAAAACGCCTTTGAAAAACTTAACCACAACAAGACAAGCCCCAAATTAAACACGATGTATCGGGCGTGCAAAGAGATCGCCCCCTCTGTGGTGAGCGGGATCATCATTATCATCGTGTTTTTTATCCCCATTTTATCCTTGCAAGGCATTGAGGGTAAGATGTTTAGACCTTTGGCTCTAAGCATTGTCTTTGCGCTCTTGGGAACTTTAATTCTCTCCATCACCATTATACCCGTGATGAGTTCTTTAGTGCTCAAAAGCCAGCCACACCAAGAGACCTTTCTAGTGCGCTTTTTGCACAAAACTTATACTCCTCTTTTAAACTTTGCTTTGCATAACCCTAAGCGCATGCTCATTGGGGCGTTGGTGTTTATGGTGGCTAGTTTGTCTCTTTTTGCTTTTGTGGGGAAGGCTTTTATGCCTAATTTAGATGAGGGGGATACCGTGCTTACCATTGAGAGCATCCCCTCCATCTCGCTAGCCCAATCGCGCGCCTTAATTTTGGACATTGAAAAAACCCTCAAGGCGCGCGTGCCAGAGATTCAATCTGTAGTGGGGCGCACGGGTTCTGATGAGTTGGGGCTAGATTTAGGCGGGCTCAACCAAACCGACATGTTTATTTCCTACATCCCCAAAGATCAATGGAGTGTGCCTAATAAAGAGGCGTTATTAGAAAAAATTCTCAACGCCTTAGAGGGTTTTAAAGGGATTAACTTTACCTTTACCCAGCCTATTGAGATGCGTATCTCTGAGATGCTTACAGGGGTGCGCGGGGATTTGGCGGTGAAAATCTTTGGCAATGACATCCCCACTCTCAACGCCCTTAGCGCACAGATTGTAGAAATCATTAAAAGTGTGCGCGGGTCTAGTGAGGTGCTAACAGAGCTCAATAAGGGTATTAATTACCTTTACATCAAACCCAATCGGGACACGATGGCTAATGTGGGGATTACTAGCGATGAGTTTGCTAAATTTCTCAAATCCTCTTTGGAGGGGTTGTTAGTTGCCTTCATCCCTACGGGCATTTCACGCACGCCTGTGATTATCCGCCAAAACCAAGATGTCGCAACTAATATCACTTTACTTAAAAGCTTGGAGATGACTTCTAGCCGCGATGTCCCTGTTCCTATTACCTCCATTGCGACACTGCAAGAGGTAGATGGTCCGGTGTCAATCGTGCGCGAGAATGCCAAACGCCTAAGCGTGGTGCGTAGTAATGTTGTGGGACGCGATTTAGGAAGTTTTGTGAGTGAGATCAAGGCTAAAATTCACAATCAAGTCCACTTGCCCCCCAATTACTATATCACCTATGGCGGGCAGTTTGAAAACCAAGAGCGGGCTAATAAACGCTTGGCAACCATTATCCCTCTAAGCATTTTAGCCATCTTTTTTATTCTCTTTTTTGCCTTTAAAAATGTCCCTTTAGCTCTGCTCATTCTTTGTAATATCCCCTTTGCCACCACAGGCGGACTCATTGCCCTTTTTATCAGCCATGCCTATCTCTCAGTGCCTGCTAGTGTGGGCTTTATCGCCCTGTTTGGAATCGCCGTGCTGAATGGCGTGGTGATGGTCGGATATTTTAAAGATTTATTGATGCAGGGCAAACGCCTTGATGAGGTGGTTTTTATGGGGGCGACAAGGCGTTTACGCCCCGTGCTTATGACTGCTTGCATTGCCGGCTTGGGACTTATCCCCCTTCTTTTCTCCCATGGGGTGGGCTCAGAAGTGCAAAGACCCTTAGCAATCGTTGTTTTAGGGGGGCTTGTTACCTCAAGCACGCTAACTTTACTCTTGATCCCGCCCATGTTTATGTTACTTGCTAAAAAAATCAAGGTCATTTGA
- a CDS encoding DUF3240 family protein: MLLEIYTPSPVQDSLLDYLLEKGYTHFYLLPAFVYGTPQAQMNICEQVSGRKECALVRLFLPEQEARQLATEIKKLYPQSALYLFSNIAI, translated from the coding sequence ATGTTATTAGAAATCTACACCCCCTCCCCTGTGCAAGATAGCCTGCTAGATTATCTCTTAGAGAAAGGCTACACGCATTTTTACCTCTTACCCGCCTTTGTCTATGGCACACCCCAAGCACAGATGAATATTTGCGAGCAAGTGAGCGGGCGCAAGGAATGCGCTTTGGTGCGTTTATTCTTGCCCGAGCAAGAAGCTAGACAATTAGCCACAGAGATCAAAAAACTTTATCCTCAAAGCGCGCTCTATCTTTTCTCCAATATTGCAATTTAG
- a CDS encoding efflux RND transporter periplasmic adaptor subunit: MKKALIFICALFLHAYEEIKLTPKEIASLNIQVIPLDQHLYSRGLPFNASIDFDNLNLKHAVVQSLSFDASVVAIYKSEGERVKKGDLICEISSIDLSNLYFELQNNQNKFKVALDVSTKDRQLYKKGVISKREYQTSHLASEELRLRVAQLENTFKGFGIDAKHPKGSYGFRIVARQGGILSIAPKVLGERIRAFTPFMRISQNNDLIARISIPIDLSKYIKQGAVVLNKNAQPIGHVQSVSVVLDKNSNTILATARIKGNYHVGEMVELFIEGARPANSLLIPADALIKNDQDYLIFVRTPVGFLPTPVKVLEERSRAFLIQQGQIDLHGKIAAGALVNLKGILNHFGED, encoded by the coding sequence TTGAAAAAAGCATTGATTTTTATTTGCGCGTTGTTCTTACACGCTTATGAGGAAATTAAGCTCACTCCCAAAGAAATTGCAAGTTTAAATATTCAGGTGATCCCTCTGGATCAACATTTGTATTCAAGAGGGTTGCCTTTTAATGCCAGCATTGATTTTGACAATCTCAATCTCAAACACGCGGTTGTGCAAAGTTTGAGTTTTGATGCGAGCGTGGTCGCCATTTATAAGAGTGAGGGTGAACGGGTGAAAAAGGGCGATCTCATCTGTGAGATCAGCTCGATCGATCTGAGCAATCTTTATTTTGAGCTCCAAAATAATCAAAATAAATTCAAGGTCGCCCTAGATGTCAGCACTAAGGATAGACAGCTCTATAAAAAAGGCGTAATCTCTAAGAGAGAATACCAAACCAGCCACCTAGCCAGTGAAGAACTTCGCCTAAGAGTTGCCCAACTAGAGAACACCTTTAAGGGTTTTGGCATCGATGCCAAGCACCCTAAGGGAAGCTATGGGTTTAGAATTGTGGCAAGGCAAGGGGGCATTCTCTCCATAGCCCCTAAAGTGTTGGGGGAGCGTATCCGCGCTTTCACGCCCTTTATGCGTATTTCACAAAATAACGATCTGATTGCGCGCATTAGTATTCCCATCGATCTTTCTAAGTATATTAAACAGGGCGCAGTGGTGCTCAATAAAAACGCTCAACCCATCGGACATGTGCAAAGTGTCTCTGTGGTGTTAGATAAAAATTCTAACACTATCTTAGCCACTGCACGTATCAAAGGAAATTACCATGTGGGTGAAATGGTGGAACTCTTTATAGAGGGGGCTAGACCTGCTAATTCGCTTTTAATCCCTGCCGATGCGCTGATCAAAAACGATCAGGATTATTTGATCTTTGTGCGCACCCCTGTAGGCTTTTTACCCACCCCTGTCAAAGTACTCGAGGAGCGCAGCCGTGCTTTTCTCATCCAGCAAGGACAAATTGATCTGCATGGCAAAATTGCCGCCGGGGCGTTAGTGAATCTCAAGGGCATTTTGAACCATTTTGGGGAAGATTGA
- a CDS encoding Nif3-like dinuclear metal center hexameric protein: MLAHLFNFLNQLSPFELQAPWDNSGINLGHLSAPFDQVVISLEATLELALEVPPKTCILAHHPLFFKASKNFNPTLYPYNIATPLIQKSCALIALHTNFDITHLNAHFANLLGFENLKSEGFALVGAITPTKLENLLEHIQERLQLPYVRYVCAEHNIEHIAIVCGAGASYLQDLAHIPKGLCLITGDVKHHDAMAAKSMGVSVIDVGHYESEKYFVPLLHSLLATWLQTQAKHVRLHDCKNPFHFKGMA; the protein is encoded by the coding sequence ATGCTAGCCCATCTTTTCAACTTCTTAAACCAACTCTCCCCCTTTGAGTTGCAAGCCCCATGGGATAATAGCGGGATCAATCTAGGGCATTTGAGCGCGCCCTTTGATCAGGTGGTGATCAGCTTAGAAGCCACCTTAGAGCTCGCCCTAGAGGTCCCCCCCAAAACCTGCATTCTTGCCCACCACCCCCTATTTTTCAAGGCAAGCAAGAACTTTAACCCCACTCTCTACCCCTATAACATCGCCACCCCTCTTATTCAAAAGTCTTGTGCGCTCATCGCTCTTCATACTAATTTTGATATAACCCACCTCAACGCCCATTTTGCTAATTTGCTAGGTTTTGAAAACCTTAAGTCAGAGGGCTTTGCTCTAGTGGGCGCGATCACACCTACTAAATTAGAGAATTTGCTCGAGCACATTCAAGAGAGACTACAGCTCCCCTATGTGCGTTATGTGTGCGCGGAGCATAACATCGAACATATAGCGATCGTGTGTGGAGCGGGCGCGTCTTATTTGCAGGATTTAGCTCATATCCCCAAAGGTCTTTGTCTGATTACCGGAGATGTCAAGCACCATGACGCGATGGCAGCAAAGAGCATGGGCGTGAGTGTGATTGATGTAGGGCATTATGAGAGTGAAAAATATTTTGTGCCCTTGTTGCACTCTCTGCTAGCAACTTGGTTGCAAACTCAGGCAAAGCATGTTAGACTGCACGATTGCAAAAACCCCTTCCATTTTAAAGGCATGGCATGA
- a CDS encoding zinc ribbon domain-containing protein has protein sequence MNAHLKQLIEISHLDKDIEALEPQIQAKRTDLDKALAQRQKQQAEYSALEEEKGGLKLQISKNEQTLHEINAKIDSIQKKIAQIKSERELRSLSIEEDITKERANQANKEIERLENEIAHKNRLQATLQEDLEKLAEQISALEQRVEEDTATIKAQQQEIFQNKQILVLKMDRKLIAFYERIRRWAGNTCVVQVRKQACGGCFIRINDKTYAEILRSQDILTCPHCGRILYANREVSTNSQ, from the coding sequence ATGAACGCACACCTCAAGCAACTTATTGAGATTTCGCATTTAGATAAAGATATCGAGGCTTTAGAGCCACAGATTCAAGCCAAACGCACGGATTTAGATAAGGCCCTCGCCCAACGCCAAAAACAACAAGCCGAGTATAGTGCTCTTGAAGAAGAAAAGGGAGGCTTAAAGCTCCAAATTAGCAAAAATGAGCAAACTCTCCATGAAATCAACGCCAAGATTGATAGTATTCAAAAAAAGATCGCTCAAATCAAATCTGAGCGCGAATTGCGCTCTTTGAGCATTGAAGAAGACATCACTAAAGAGCGGGCCAACCAAGCTAATAAGGAAATCGAGCGGCTAGAAAATGAGATCGCGCATAAAAATAGATTACAGGCGACCCTACAAGAAGATTTAGAAAAATTAGCAGAGCAGATTAGCGCGCTTGAGCAACGCGTAGAGGAAGACACCGCAACTATTAAGGCGCAACAGCAAGAGATTTTTCAAAACAAGCAAATTTTGGTTTTAAAAATGGATCGCAAACTCATCGCTTTTTACGAGAGGATTCGCCGTTGGGCAGGCAATACCTGTGTGGTGCAGGTGCGCAAGCAAGCCTGCGGAGGTTGTTTTATCCGCATCAATGATAAAACTTACGCCGAAATTTTGCGCAGTCAAGACATTTTGACTTGCCCACATTGTGGGCGCATTCTTTATGCCAATCGCGAAGTGAGCACTAATTCTCAATAA
- a CDS encoding NAD(P)H-dependent glycerol-3-phosphate dehydrogenase has translation MSVVVFGGGAWGRALAFAFGHTTPTKIVSRRDLSEVLLPLNKNLVLKGHSLITQCDLQEALQASLCVVAISVQHLRAWFEQTKLPSNTRVLMACKGIELGGAFVSDIAQSFLPSENLCFLAGPSFAKDVSASLPCALALHSTNAELAQTYAKIFPSFMRTYIQEDIIGGEIAGAYKNVIAIAAGVCDGLELGQSAKASLLSRGLVEMCRFGAHFGGKAQTFLGLSGAGDLFLSANSVLSRNYRVGLGLAKHQSLEAILQELGEVAEGVKTTEAILQIATKENIYTPIATELYALLQGKNPLESMGALLQRS, from the coding sequence ATGAGTGTTGTAGTTTTTGGGGGCGGGGCTTGGGGGCGGGCGTTAGCTTTTGCCTTTGGGCACACAACCCCGACTAAAATTGTCTCTAGGCGGGATTTAAGCGAGGTTTTGCTCCCTTTAAATAAAAATTTAGTGCTTAAGGGGCATTCTCTCATCACACAATGCGATCTGCAAGAAGCTCTTCAAGCCTCTTTGTGTGTGGTAGCTATTAGCGTGCAACACCTGCGCGCTTGGTTTGAGCAAACTAAGCTCCCCTCTAACACGCGGGTTTTAATGGCGTGTAAGGGGATTGAGCTTGGGGGGGCTTTTGTGAGCGACATTGCTCAAAGTTTTCTACCCTCTGAAAATCTTTGTTTTCTAGCTGGTCCTAGTTTTGCTAAGGATGTGAGCGCAAGCCTGCCATGCGCGCTAGCCCTGCACTCCACAAATGCAGAGTTAGCACAAACCTATGCCAAGATTTTCCCTAGTTTTATGCGCACCTACATCCAAGAAGACATTATCGGGGGCGAGATCGCTGGGGCTTATAAAAATGTGATCGCCATTGCAGCAGGAGTGTGTGATGGCTTGGAGTTAGGACAGAGTGCTAAGGCTTCCTTACTCTCTAGGGGGTTAGTGGAGATGTGCCGTTTTGGGGCGCATTTTGGAGGCAAGGCACAAACCTTTCTAGGACTCTCAGGGGCGGGCGATCTGTTTTTGAGCGCAAACTCTGTGCTCTCTAGGAATTACCGCGTAGGTTTAGGGCTTGCTAAACATCAGAGCCTTGAGGCGATTTTACAGGAACTGGGCGAGGTGGCTGAGGGGGTGAAAACTACAGAGGCGATCCTCCAAATCGCCACTAAAGAAAATATCTATACCCCCATTGCTACAGAACTCTATGCCCTCTTGCAGGGCAAAAACCCCCTAGAGAGCATGGGGGCACTTTTACAACGATCATAA